One genomic segment of Gemmatimonas aurantiaca includes these proteins:
- a CDS encoding VWA domain-containing protein yields the protein MAFLAPAFLALAALAGVPLLVHLLRRRIGRTVDFPAVRYLMRMEQEHSRDLKLRNRLLLLLRILAVLALALAAARPIARLFGVGHAPMALAVVLDNSMSTGVVHDGRMLFDSLRADAGAVLGQLASNDRAWIVTADGRVIGGTPNTLQEALATLTPLGGRGDLALATQRAVGLARSGAPRTPVVAMVSDGQPSSFRTDSVVDVANVPLVLLHHGVTSAHNRSIVSAEPSPIRWTPGGDVSLAIVSPDSAAWRLTLDGRTVARGTTPAATAQAPARVTQRLASTANGWVRGSVELDADDLRADDTRWFAVRVAPPPAVSVRTQGGPFLSAALGTLVDEGRLARGADGDPRVVNVAGADADGTRKPVLLTAPADPLQVGAANRQLVRLGIPWRFGALARGSVVARVPARGATRATADSTSPTALAFDGTPVRWRFPLVYSPGSAAASVAPAPGAAPQTAASAAPTAPDTVATAGGTPWVVAGDGYVLIGSPLDPDATDLPLKAAFVPWLLEALARRLGDDGRLITAAPGATVTGLRDVTALERQDGTLIPTSGDRVTVPGQAGVYFLRRQAARVGALVVNGEPAESELSPVGTAPVSGGTLLASLARGKDLRAETTVGAWQRTVFSLAEGQALLLPLVALALLALIAEAWISGR from the coding sequence ATGGCCTTTCTCGCTCCCGCCTTTCTTGCTCTCGCCGCTCTGGCGGGGGTGCCGCTGCTGGTGCACCTCCTGCGCCGCCGCATCGGGCGCACCGTCGACTTTCCGGCGGTGCGCTATCTCATGCGCATGGAGCAGGAGCACAGCCGGGATCTCAAGCTGCGCAACCGGCTGCTGCTGCTGCTGCGCATTCTGGCCGTGCTGGCCCTGGCCCTGGCCGCGGCGCGCCCGATCGCACGGCTGTTCGGGGTGGGTCATGCTCCCATGGCACTCGCCGTGGTGCTGGACAACTCGATGAGTACGGGTGTCGTGCACGACGGACGCATGCTGTTCGATTCCCTGCGGGCCGATGCCGGCGCGGTGCTGGGGCAACTGGCCAGCAACGACCGGGCATGGATCGTGACGGCTGATGGACGGGTCATCGGCGGCACGCCCAATACCCTGCAGGAAGCGCTGGCCACCCTCACGCCGCTCGGAGGACGGGGAGACCTCGCCCTCGCGACGCAGCGTGCGGTGGGGCTGGCGCGCAGCGGGGCGCCACGCACGCCGGTCGTGGCCATGGTGAGCGATGGACAGCCGTCGTCGTTCCGCACGGACTCCGTCGTCGACGTGGCCAATGTCCCCCTCGTCCTGCTGCACCACGGCGTGACCAGCGCGCACAACCGGTCGATCGTGTCGGCCGAGCCGTCGCCGATCCGCTGGACGCCGGGAGGTGATGTGTCGCTGGCCATCGTGTCGCCCGATTCGGCCGCCTGGCGACTGACGCTGGATGGCCGCACCGTCGCCCGGGGCACCACCCCGGCCGCCACGGCGCAGGCGCCGGCCCGTGTGACGCAGCGTCTGGCCAGCACCGCCAATGGGTGGGTGCGGGGCAGTGTGGAACTCGACGCCGACGATCTCCGTGCGGACGATACGCGCTGGTTCGCCGTGCGCGTGGCGCCGCCGCCCGCCGTGTCCGTGCGCACGCAGGGTGGGCCCTTCCTGTCCGCCGCGTTGGGCACTCTGGTTGACGAAGGACGACTGGCCCGCGGCGCCGACGGTGACCCGCGTGTCGTCAACGTGGCCGGCGCCGACGCCGACGGTACCCGCAAGCCGGTGTTACTCACGGCGCCCGCCGATCCCTTGCAGGTGGGAGCGGCCAACCGGCAACTCGTGCGGCTCGGCATCCCCTGGCGCTTCGGCGCTCTGGCACGCGGTTCGGTCGTGGCGCGGGTCCCGGCACGTGGCGCGACCAGGGCCACCGCCGATTCCACCAGCCCCACGGCGCTGGCCTTCGACGGCACGCCCGTGCGCTGGCGTTTCCCCCTGGTCTATTCGCCGGGGTCTGCAGCCGCATCGGTCGCCCCCGCTCCCGGCGCAGCGCCCCAGACCGCGGCGTCGGCGGCCCCCACGGCTCCCGACACCGTCGCCACCGCCGGCGGCACGCCCTGGGTCGTGGCCGGCGACGGCTATGTGCTCATCGGCTCGCCGCTCGATCCCGATGCCACCGATCTGCCGCTCAAGGCCGCCTTCGTGCCGTGGCTGCTGGAGGCGCTCGCCCGGCGGCTCGGCGACGACGGCCGTCTCATCACCGCGGCACCGGGCGCCACCGTGACTGGACTGCGCGATGTGACCGCCCTCGAACGACAGGACGGGACCCTGATTCCCACGTCCGGCGATCGTGTGACGGTGCCGGGGCAGGCGGGGGTGTATTTCCTCCGCCGGCAGGCCGCGCGGGTGGGAGCGCTGGTGGTGAACGGGGAGCCGGCCGAATCGGAGCTGTCGCCCGTCGGCACCGCGCCTGTGTCGGGAGGCACCCTGCTGGCCTCACTGGCACGGGGCAAGGATCTCCGTGCAGAGACGACCGTCGGGGCCTGGCAGCGGACCGTCTTCTCGCTGGCAGAAGGGCAGGCGTTGTTGCTGCCGCTGGTGGCGCTGGCGCTGCTCGCATTGATTGCCGAAGCGTGGATCAGCGGGCGCTAG
- a CDS encoding peptidylprolyl isomerase produces the protein MKSSRLSVLALVAFAVACGAASNPDVAAKAGDQELSATRLAEVIAHSGAPLEKDVARNIAELWVNYQLAGLAAASNDSLSDAKVMQDALWSQIDNIRVKKFYENVSKGWDSLSPGSDEQRYANGEAFAARHILVKIDPNSTPEQIGAAKKKAESILAEATPANFAALAAKSDEPGAKERGGDLGLFGRGMMVPEFEKCVVAIKPGEISKEVCQTSFGFHVIYRSPFSDVADKFAPIAKQRNVAIAESTYLAKLETSRNVKVEGSAPVKAKAIAKNPLGYIKDNSALATYKGGSLTAARFAQWVMAYPAQAQIRPQLVAAPDTLVDKFVKQIVRNELVLQQADSAKAQADTGELQVIFMNFKSDVPRVWAGLDVDPTKLVDSANAKAGKPQIAAAHVDSFFSKLVKNEVPFVEIPYPMAHALQQKYSFSINEAGLDKAIEQAKTLRASADSVKAQAAPTGATPPDTTRK, from the coding sequence ATGAAATCGTCCCGTTTGTCCGTCCTTGCGCTCGTCGCGTTTGCCGTCGCCTGTGGCGCCGCGTCCAACCCCGACGTAGCCGCCAAGGCCGGCGACCAAGAGCTCTCGGCGACGCGGCTCGCAGAGGTGATTGCCCATTCCGGTGCGCCCCTCGAAAAGGATGTGGCGCGCAACATCGCGGAGCTGTGGGTCAACTATCAGCTCGCCGGCCTCGCGGCGGCCAGCAACGACTCGCTCAGCGACGCCAAGGTGATGCAGGACGCGCTGTGGTCGCAGATCGACAACATCCGCGTCAAGAAGTTCTACGAGAACGTCTCGAAGGGGTGGGATTCGCTGTCGCCGGGTTCGGACGAACAGCGATATGCCAACGGCGAAGCCTTCGCAGCGCGCCACATCCTGGTGAAGATCGACCCGAATTCCACGCCCGAGCAGATCGGCGCGGCCAAGAAGAAGGCCGAGAGCATCCTGGCGGAAGCGACGCCGGCGAACTTCGCGGCGCTGGCCGCCAAGAGCGACGAGCCGGGCGCCAAGGAGCGGGGTGGTGATCTGGGCCTGTTCGGCCGGGGCATGATGGTGCCCGAATTCGAGAAGTGCGTCGTGGCCATCAAGCCCGGTGAGATCTCGAAGGAAGTCTGCCAGACGTCGTTCGGCTTCCATGTCATCTACCGCTCGCCGTTCAGCGACGTGGCCGACAAGTTCGCGCCCATCGCCAAGCAGCGGAACGTGGCCATCGCCGAGAGCACCTACCTGGCCAAGCTCGAGACCTCGCGCAACGTGAAGGTCGAGGGCAGCGCGCCGGTGAAGGCCAAGGCCATCGCCAAGAACCCCCTCGGCTACATCAAGGACAACTCGGCGCTCGCCACCTATAAGGGCGGCAGCCTCACCGCGGCGCGTTTCGCGCAGTGGGTGATGGCCTATCCGGCCCAGGCCCAGATCCGTCCGCAGCTCGTGGCCGCGCCCGACACCCTCGTCGACAAGTTCGTGAAGCAGATCGTGCGCAACGAGCTCGTGCTCCAGCAGGCCGACAGCGCCAAGGCCCAGGCCGACACGGGTGAGCTCCAGGTGATCTTCATGAACTTCAAGAGCGACGTCCCGCGTGTCTGGGCGGGCCTGGACGTCGACCCGACGAAGCTGGTGGACAGCGCCAATGCGAAGGCCGGCAAGCCGCAGATCGCTGCCGCCCATGTGGATTCGTTCTTCAGCAAGCTGGTGAAGAACGAAGTGCCGTTCGTGGAGATCCCCTACCCGATGGCCCACGCCCTGCAGCAGAAGTACTCGTTCTCGATCAACGAAGCCGGACTCGACAAGGCCATCGAACAGGCCAAGACGCTCCGTGCGTCGGCCGACTCGGTGAAGGCGCAGGCGGCGCCGACGGGCGCGACCCCGCCGGACACCACCCGGAAGTAA
- the mfd gene encoding transcription-repair coupling factor — protein MGLPRLVDAIAGLPAFDRLLKGLPGAGASLRLGGLAGSSDAVLVAGLARALPHRLVVVITDQLGDAERWLADLQALLDDVPVALYPPREGFGEVEPHAEVAGERVETLEKLGRSAVRILLTTSRAVLERTALPKALSGARLELRKGDVRRPEELAQHLESIGFERVPMVEDVAQFSVRGGIFDIYSFGMAEPVRLEFWGDDIIELRHFDLNTQRSTRDADLALILPVDGRVEGQTESDERVSLPALWPSDSLVVMPAGSSVLPELVRTWDEAAHHIELALRRGDEYTHRDRLFVPPPEMASTLARFGTLRINPPPQKAASTNAADLQPVGPEPDITFPVRHPETISRDLRVLRRLQRDGLHTVILCDNAGQAERLEELLGEDGPVAASLAIGVLGGGFVVPNVVRVLTDHEIFRRDRRLRRARRYSTGASLDTLGALKPGDYVVHLEHGIGIYRGIEKVFVRESTIESVVIEYEGGDRLNVPLYRIDQIERYRSAHDVNDDAPAPRLHKLGGKQWKAQREKTRMAILEMTQELLELYARRKVTTRPPYGPDGAWQRQLESSFLFEDTPDQRKATEDVKRDLEGERPMDRLLVGDVGYGKTEIAIRAAFKAVQGGRQVAVLVPTTILAEQHARSFGDRLADFPVTVEVMSRFQTASQQAAVVEKLKKKQIDIVIGTHRLLSPDVAFADLGLIIVDEEHRFGVKHKERLKQLKLSTDVLTLTATPIPRTLHQSLAGLRDLTLMQTPPRDRSPVLTFVEPFDDALIEEAISRELDRGGQVFFVHNRIETIEAIADHLRRIVPRASVAVGHGQMKERELEKVMRQFVEGHVDILVSTLIVESGLDVPNANTMFVNRADHLGLAQLYQLRGRVGRSHRRAYCFLLVPDRVDEDAERRLAVLEHHTELGAGYRVALKDLEMRGAGNLLGPEQSGFVHAVGFDLYLRLLDETVRLLSDGGGQKPWIPADVSLDFPAYLPDDYITSQEAKLDVYRRLTAMRDVGAIESLKREVRDRFGALPPAADALFGSAMLRVLGAVLAVDGVLVRASEARITFRADAVPRLKGLSAAFHEVQFQVEVRRTQPLALKLTRLGGAEMLEGLNRALRALVP, from the coding sequence ATGGGACTACCGCGGTTGGTTGATGCGATCGCCGGGTTGCCGGCGTTCGATCGTTTGCTGAAGGGGTTGCCGGGAGCAGGGGCCTCGCTGCGTCTTGGTGGACTGGCGGGTTCGTCCGATGCGGTGCTCGTGGCCGGCCTCGCCCGCGCACTGCCGCACCGGCTGGTGGTCGTCATCACCGACCAACTCGGCGACGCCGAACGCTGGCTGGCCGATCTGCAGGCGCTGCTCGACGACGTACCGGTGGCGCTCTACCCGCCGCGGGAAGGGTTCGGCGAGGTCGAGCCGCATGCCGAGGTGGCGGGCGAACGGGTCGAGACGCTGGAGAAGCTGGGACGCAGCGCCGTACGCATCCTGCTCACCACGTCCCGCGCCGTGCTCGAACGCACCGCGCTGCCGAAGGCGCTGAGCGGCGCGCGACTCGAACTGCGCAAGGGTGATGTGCGTCGTCCCGAAGAACTCGCGCAGCATCTCGAGTCCATCGGGTTCGAACGGGTCCCGATGGTGGAGGACGTGGCGCAGTTCTCCGTGCGTGGCGGCATCTTCGACATCTACTCGTTCGGCATGGCCGAGCCGGTACGCCTCGAGTTCTGGGGCGACGACATCATCGAACTCCGGCATTTCGATCTCAACACGCAGCGTTCCACGCGGGATGCCGACCTCGCGCTCATCCTGCCGGTGGACGGCCGCGTGGAAGGGCAGACGGAAAGTGACGAACGGGTGTCGCTGCCGGCGCTCTGGCCTTCCGATTCGCTGGTGGTGATGCCCGCGGGCAGCAGTGTGCTCCCCGAATTGGTGCGCACCTGGGACGAGGCCGCGCATCACATCGAACTGGCTCTGCGTCGCGGCGACGAGTACACCCACCGCGACCGGCTGTTCGTGCCACCGCCGGAGATGGCGAGCACGCTCGCGCGGTTCGGCACGCTGCGCATCAATCCGCCACCGCAAAAGGCCGCCAGCACCAACGCCGCCGATCTGCAGCCGGTCGGTCCGGAACCCGACATCACCTTCCCGGTGCGTCATCCGGAGACGATCTCGCGCGATCTGCGCGTGCTGCGCCGTCTGCAGCGGGATGGTCTGCATACGGTCATTCTGTGCGACAACGCCGGTCAGGCCGAGCGTCTCGAAGAACTGCTGGGGGAAGACGGTCCCGTCGCGGCTTCGCTGGCCATCGGCGTGCTGGGCGGCGGCTTCGTGGTGCCGAACGTGGTGCGGGTACTCACCGACCACGAGATCTTCCGTCGTGATCGTCGTCTGCGCCGTGCGCGCCGCTACAGCACCGGTGCGTCGCTCGATACGCTCGGCGCGCTCAAGCCCGGCGATTATGTCGTGCATCTCGAGCACGGCATCGGCATCTATCGGGGCATCGAAAAGGTGTTCGTGCGCGAGAGCACCATCGAGTCGGTGGTGATCGAGTACGAAGGCGGCGACCGGCTCAACGTGCCGCTCTATCGCATCGATCAGATCGAACGCTATCGCAGCGCGCACGACGTCAATGACGACGCGCCGGCGCCGCGCCTGCACAAACTCGGCGGCAAGCAGTGGAAGGCGCAGCGCGAGAAGACGCGCATGGCCATCCTCGAGATGACGCAGGAACTGCTGGAGCTGTATGCGCGTCGCAAAGTCACCACGCGACCGCCCTACGGCCCCGACGGCGCCTGGCAACGGCAGCTCGAGAGCAGTTTTCTATTCGAGGACACGCCCGATCAGCGCAAAGCGACCGAGGATGTGAAGCGCGATCTCGAAGGCGAGCGCCCCATGGACCGGCTGCTCGTGGGCGACGTGGGCTACGGCAAGACCGAGATCGCCATCCGCGCCGCCTTCAAGGCGGTGCAGGGGGGACGGCAGGTGGCGGTGCTGGTGCCCACCACCATCCTGGCCGAACAGCATGCCCGCAGCTTCGGCGACCGCCTGGCCGATTTCCCGGTGACGGTGGAGGTCATGAGCCGCTTCCAGACCGCCAGTCAGCAGGCGGCGGTGGTGGAAAAGCTCAAGAAGAAACAGATCGACATCGTCATCGGCACCCATCGCCTGTTGAGCCCCGACGTGGCCTTCGCCGACCTCGGACTCATCATCGTGGACGAGGAACACCGCTTCGGCGTGAAACACAAGGAGCGTCTCAAGCAGCTCAAGCTCAGTACCGATGTGCTGACGCTGACCGCCACGCCCATTCCGCGCACGCTGCATCAGTCGCTGGCCGGGCTGCGCGATCTCACGCTCATGCAGACCCCGCCGCGCGATCGGTCGCCGGTGCTCACGTTCGTGGAGCCGTTCGACGACGCGCTCATCGAGGAAGCCATCTCCCGCGAACTCGATCGCGGCGGACAGGTGTTCTTCGTGCACAACCGCATCGAGACCATCGAAGCCATTGCCGATCATCTGCGCCGCATCGTGCCGCGGGCCAGCGTGGCGGTGGGCCATGGGCAGATGAAGGAGCGCGAACTGGAGAAGGTGATGCGCCAGTTCGTGGAGGGGCATGTGGACATCCTGGTGTCCACGCTGATCGTGGAGAGCGGGCTCGACGTGCCCAACGCCAACACGATGTTCGTGAACCGGGCCGATCACCTCGGACTGGCGCAGCTGTATCAGCTGCGGGGGCGCGTGGGGCGGTCGCATCGCCGGGCCTATTGTTTCCTGCTTGTGCCCGACCGGGTGGACGAGGACGCGGAGCGCCGCCTGGCCGTGCTGGAACACCACACGGAGCTGGGCGCCGGGTACCGGGTCGCCCTCAAGGATCTCGAGATGCGTGGGGCCGGCAATCTGCTGGGGCCCGAACAATCGGGGTTCGTGCACGCGGTGGGTTTTGATCTCTATCTGCGGCTGCTCGACGAGACGGTGCGCCTGCTGTCCGACGGCGGCGGTCAGAAGCCGTGGATTCCGGCCGATGTCAGCCTCGATTTCCCGGCCTACCTCCCCGACGACTACATCACCTCGCAAGAGGCCAAGCTGGACGTGTACCGTCGACTGACGGCCATGCGGGACGTGGGGGCCATCGAAAGCCTCAAACGGGAGGTCCGCGACCGGTTCGGGGCGCTCCCGCCGGCGGCCGATGCGCTCTTCGGCAGTGCCATGCTGCGGGTGCTCGGGGCGGTACTGGCCGTGGACGGGGTGCTTGTGCGAGCCTCCGAGGCGCGTATTACTTTCAGGGCTGACGCTGTTCCGCGGCTCAAGGGGCTGTCGGCGGCCTTCCATGAAGTCCAGTTCCAGGTGGAAGTCCGACGGACACAACCGCTTGCGCTCAAGTTGACCCGCCTAGGCGGAGCCGAGATGCTCGAAGGGCTGAACCGGGCCCTCCGGGCACTGGTGCCCTGA
- a CDS encoding peptidylprolyl isomerase, which produces MNRSSLYSLLTGVAIVAAPVSLSHAQDTTAAKAAKAAAHDTVRGIPVDGIAAVVGDQVILVSEMMASVNSARAQGAKVENARDLARLETDALQQLIEAELLVQKAKAEKVEINDNDLQSQVDAREKQARANFATESEFRQALKENGFGTIEEWRKMQMDAARRNKLQQDVMQKLQRDGKVTAVNVTEAEINEAYEEAKSQLPRKEARVGMRQIVVATKPTEAAKKKARAKIDSLRAELDKHPEDFENIAKRESMDGTRELGGDLGWNRRGRMVPEFDRMMFALNPGVISPVVETGFGYHIIRVDRVQPAEVKARHILIRPSVDSADEARTRVLADSVANAWRKGGSYDSLSVRFHDEAGGEEKNIPEYPRSELPEAYRNALEGAKLNDIIGPFAIPDPAAGANKFIIAQVTLLDEGGEMTPAEARTRIREHLAGEKKMRRLIDSLKAQTYVSIRYHPDQQGAP; this is translated from the coding sequence ATGAACCGATCCTCGTTGTACTCGCTGTTGACCGGCGTCGCGATTGTCGCGGCGCCGGTGTCGCTTTCCCACGCGCAGGACACCACGGCGGCCAAGGCCGCCAAGGCGGCCGCGCACGACACGGTGCGGGGCATCCCCGTCGACGGCATCGCCGCCGTCGTGGGAGACCAGGTCATTCTCGTGTCCGAGATGATGGCCTCGGTCAATTCCGCACGCGCACAGGGCGCGAAGGTCGAAAACGCGCGCGATCTCGCCCGTCTCGAAACGGATGCGCTCCAGCAGCTCATCGAAGCCGAGCTGCTCGTGCAGAAGGCCAAAGCCGAGAAGGTGGAAATCAACGACAACGATCTGCAGTCGCAGGTCGATGCCCGTGAGAAGCAGGCGCGCGCCAACTTCGCCACCGAGTCCGAATTCCGGCAGGCGCTCAAGGAGAACGGCTTCGGCACCATCGAAGAGTGGCGCAAGATGCAGATGGATGCGGCCCGCCGGAACAAGCTGCAGCAGGACGTCATGCAGAAGCTCCAGCGCGACGGCAAGGTGACGGCCGTGAACGTGACCGAAGCCGAGATCAACGAGGCGTACGAAGAAGCCAAGAGTCAGTTGCCGCGCAAGGAAGCCCGCGTGGGCATGCGGCAGATCGTGGTGGCCACGAAGCCCACCGAAGCGGCCAAGAAGAAGGCCCGCGCCAAGATCGATTCGTTGCGCGCGGAGCTGGACAAGCACCCCGAGGATTTCGAGAACATCGCCAAGCGCGAGTCGATGGACGGTACGCGTGAACTCGGCGGAGATCTCGGCTGGAATCGCCGCGGGCGCATGGTGCCCGAGTTCGATCGCATGATGTTCGCGCTCAACCCGGGCGTGATCAGTCCCGTGGTGGAGACGGGCTTCGGGTACCACATCATCCGTGTGGACCGGGTGCAGCCGGCCGAAGTGAAGGCCCGCCACATCCTCATCCGTCCGTCCGTCGATTCCGCCGACGAAGCGCGCACGCGTGTCCTGGCCGATTCGGTGGCCAACGCCTGGCGGAAGGGCGGCAGCTACGACTCCCTCAGCGTGCGGTTCCACGACGAAGCCGGCGGGGAGGAGAAGAACATCCCCGAGTATCCGCGCAGCGAGCTGCCCGAGGCGTATCGCAACGCCCTCGAAGGCGCGAAGCTGAACGACATCATCGGTCCGTTCGCCATCCCCGATCCGGCCGCGGGTGCCAACAAGTTCATCATCGCGCAGGTGACGTTGCTCGATGAAGGCGGCGAGATGACGCCTGCGGAGGCGCGCACGCGTATCCGGGAGCATCTGGCCGGCGAAAAGAAGATGCGCCGTCTGATCGACTCCCTGAAGGCACAGACGTATGTGTCCATCCGGTACCACCCCGACCAGCAGGGCGCGCCCTGA
- the typA gene encoding translational GTPase TypA, whose product MEIRNVAIIAHVDHGKTTLVDKMLRQAGAFRENQVVEERVMDSNPLERERGITILAKNTSIRWKDTKINIVDTPGHADFGGEVERILRMVDGVLLVVDAFDGPMPQTRFVLRKALELGRTPIIVINKIDRPGADPLRVHDEVLSLFIELEASEEQLESPVVYCSAKQGISTLDMDVPAVDFDPLFETIVKTVPPPPDDAAGPFQMLVSTIDYSAYLGRLAIGRIERGTVNMGDAITLVTTDTTKAPVRGRVTKLYGYEGLDRVEIASASAGEIVQLAGFEDVDIGNTLTDPATPEALAGISVEEPTISVDFVVNNSPFAGREGKFVTSRQIRERLYKELERNVALKVEDSDTTDAWSVSGRGELHLSILMETMRREGFEFQVSRPRVITRVDEQGRKLEPFEELSIDVPEDYMGVVIEKLGPRKAEMIEMKNPGQGLVRLLYRIPARGLFGFRSEFLTDTRGTGIMHHRFLEYGPWAGALSGRSRGVLVSMEAGTIIAFALFNLQDRSTLFVSPGDAVYEGMLVGENSRPGDMDVNPTKEKKLTNMRSKGADEAIVLEPPRQLTLESALEYIEDDELIEVTPQSIRLRKRMLAASDRKRVSREVKRDRDRASA is encoded by the coding sequence ATGGAAATTCGCAACGTCGCCATCATCGCGCACGTCGACCACGGGAAGACGACCCTCGTCGACAAGATGCTCCGGCAGGCCGGAGCCTTCCGGGAAAACCAGGTCGTCGAAGAACGCGTGATGGATTCGAATCCGCTCGAAAGGGAGCGGGGCATCACGATTCTCGCCAAGAACACCTCCATCCGGTGGAAGGACACGAAGATCAACATCGTGGACACGCCCGGACACGCCGATTTCGGCGGTGAGGTGGAGCGTATCCTGCGCATGGTGGACGGTGTGCTGCTGGTCGTCGACGCGTTCGACGGGCCGATGCCGCAGACCCGCTTCGTGCTGCGCAAGGCGCTCGAACTGGGCCGCACGCCGATCATCGTGATCAACAAGATCGATCGGCCGGGCGCCGATCCCCTGCGGGTGCACGACGAGGTGCTGTCGCTGTTCATCGAACTCGAGGCCAGTGAGGAGCAGCTCGAGTCGCCGGTGGTGTACTGCAGCGCCAAGCAGGGCATTTCCACACTCGACATGGATGTGCCGGCCGTGGACTTCGATCCGCTGTTCGAGACCATCGTGAAGACGGTGCCGCCGCCGCCGGACGATGCGGCCGGCCCGTTCCAGATGCTCGTCTCGACGATCGACTATTCGGCGTATCTGGGACGTCTGGCCATCGGGCGTATCGAACGGGGCACGGTGAACATGGGCGATGCCATCACGCTCGTGACCACCGACACCACCAAGGCGCCGGTTCGTGGCCGCGTGACCAAGCTGTACGGCTACGAAGGCCTCGACCGCGTGGAGATCGCGTCGGCCTCGGCCGGTGAGATCGTGCAGCTGGCCGGCTTCGAAGATGTCGACATCGGCAACACGCTGACCGATCCGGCCACACCGGAAGCCCTGGCGGGCATCAGCGTGGAAGAGCCCACCATCAGCGTGGACTTCGTGGTCAACAACTCGCCGTTCGCCGGTCGCGAGGGGAAGTTCGTGACGTCACGGCAGATCCGCGAGCGCCTCTACAAGGAGCTCGAGCGGAACGTGGCGCTGAAGGTCGAGGACAGTGACACCACCGATGCCTGGAGTGTGTCGGGACGTGGTGAACTGCACCTGTCCATTCTCATGGAGACCATGCGTCGCGAAGGCTTCGAGTTCCAGGTCTCGCGGCCGCGGGTCATCACGCGCGTGGACGAGCAGGGCCGGAAGCTCGAACCGTTCGAAGAACTGTCCATCGACGTGCCGGAAGACTACATGGGCGTCGTCATCGAGAAGCTCGGTCCCCGCAAGGCCGAGATGATCGAGATGAAGAACCCGGGGCAGGGGCTCGTGCGCCTGCTGTATCGCATTCCGGCGCGCGGTCTGTTCGGCTTTCGCAGTGAATTCCTCACCGATACCCGTGGCACGGGCATCATGCACCACCGGTTCCTGGAGTACGGGCCGTGGGCGGGGGCGCTCAGCGGCCGCTCGCGCGGTGTGCTGGTGTCGATGGAAGCGGGCACGATCATCGCGTTCGCACTGTTCAATCTGCAGGATCGTTCCACGCTGTTCGTCAGCCCCGGTGATGCCGTGTACGAGGGCATGCTGGTGGGGGAGAACTCGCGTCCGGGCGACATGGACGTGAATCCCACGAAGGAAAAGAAGCTCACGAACATGCGCTCCAAGGGCGCGGACGAAGCCATCGTGCTCGAACCGCCCCGGCAGCTCACGCTGGAAAGTGCGCTGGAATACATCGAGGATGATGAGCTGATCGAAGTCACACCACAGAGTATTCGGCTGCGCAAGCGTATGCTGGCCGCCAGCGACCGCAAGCGGGTGAGCCGCGAAGTGAAGCGCGACCGCGACCGCGCGTCGGCGTAA
- the pdxA gene encoding 4-hydroxythreonine-4-phosphate dehydrogenase PdxA: MTATPARLGITLGDPRGIGPEIVSKALRDPRVGALGAFWQVIGPSEAGVPVSVDLGPWRPSGHAADEATGGRFAGQAVERAARLALEGQLDGIVTAPLDKAALQAGGYDYPGHTEMLAALAGVPTTMMLASDRLRVVLATTHIALREVPAALTADVIRQAAVTTLAGLRDDFGIAEPRIALCALNPHAGDHGRFGQEDDVLLTPVARECGLSGPFPADTVFVRALRGEFDAVIAPYHDVGMTAIKVASFGSAVNVTLGLPFVRTSPDHGTALDIAGRGVASAESLVRAMMMAVELVGRRRARAEHQAVPPTAPG, translated from the coding sequence GTGACGGCAACCCCGGCACGGCTGGGCATCACCCTCGGTGATCCGCGGGGGATCGGGCCGGAGATCGTGAGCAAGGCGCTCAGGGACCCCCGCGTGGGCGCCCTGGGCGCCTTCTGGCAGGTGATCGGGCCGTCAGAAGCCGGCGTGCCCGTCTCGGTCGATCTCGGCCCCTGGCGGCCTTCCGGACACGCCGCCGACGAGGCGACCGGCGGACGATTCGCCGGGCAGGCGGTGGAGCGCGCGGCCCGCTTGGCACTCGAGGGACAGCTCGACGGGATCGTCACCGCTCCACTCGACAAGGCGGCGCTCCAAGCGGGCGGATACGACTACCCCGGCCATACCGAGATGCTGGCCGCCCTGGCCGGCGTGCCGACCACGATGATGCTGGCCTCCGACCGGCTCCGGGTGGTGCTGGCCACCACCCACATCGCGTTGCGGGAGGTCCCGGCGGCGCTGACGGCGGATGTCATCCGGCAGGCTGCCGTGACCACTCTGGCCGGCCTGCGCGACGACTTTGGTATCGCCGAGCCCCGGATCGCCCTCTGCGCCCTCAACCCGCACGCCGGTGATCATGGCCGATTCGGGCAGGAAGATGACGTCCTGCTGACGCCTGTCGCCCGGGAATGCGGGCTGTCGGGACCGTTTCCGGCCGATACGGTCTTCGTGCGGGCACTGCGGGGGGAATTCGATGCGGTGATCGCGCCGTATCACGATGTGGGCATGACGGCCATCAAGGTGGCGAGCTTCGGCAGCGCGGTGAACGTGACCCTGGGGCTGCCGTTCGTGCGCACGTCGCCGGATCATGGCACCGCGCTGGATATCGCCGGCCGGGGCGTGGCGAGCGCCGAGAGCCTGGTGCGGGCAATGATGATGGCGGTGGAGCTGGTGGGCCGGCGTCGGGCCCGGGCGGAGCATCAGGCCGTGCCCCCGACCGCGCCGGGCTGA